The nucleotide window TGAACACCGTTCTTCCATAAGACGTTCTCTCAGCTGATGTTTTTGATGATGGAGGTGGACAAGGCTGTGGAACGCATCCCTCTAAAATCTCCCATTGTTTTTTATTGGGTTGAGACCCAGTGAGTGTGAAGACTAGAGCATTTCATGATGTTTTACATCATTTTCACTCTCATCAAAACCATACAGTGAGCCTTTGCACCCTATCGATGGGGGCGGGGTCATCCTGGAAGTGACCACACCCATCATTATAAATCAGTATAAAGATAATAATCAGTCTGTAGAACTTGGGATGGATTTGTACTGATGCCTCATAATAAGGGGACAAGTGGAGCCAAACCACactggtgttttgttttgttttttcctttaatttgtcatctgTCTATCTGTTTATTCGTGCAGTGAAATACCCTTTACGCATCTCTGATCCGTCATAGTAAGTTACAGTCAAACATTACAATATTAATGCTCTTGCCTTTGGGCATTGTTCAATAATATTCAGTACGTTTCAGAGGGAAGAGTCGCTTCATGGTCGAATAATTGGCTAAATGATTAAACTGTAATAAATTGTGGTCTACCACCAGCAGAGTGCTCACTAACGCCTAAAGCGGGACTGGGTATGAATTTGGGTCATTGTGCCTGTGGAACTGGTGAGGTTAATGAACCATAGAAAGACGAAAGAGCTGCAGCGAGGTGTGTGACTCCGAACACAGTGTCACACTGACAGCCATATTACACACAGCAACAGTAAACCACCTTCATGTGAGATTTCATAACTTCAAATGTCGATTTCGTAACCATCTCACGAGGGCGGTCTGATTATTTGTCACAAGTACACTCTGAGAATTTTTCTGAGGGTTTTGTAATTTGGGTCATCGTCAGTGGTGGCTCAGTAGCTCAAGCTTTGGCCTACTGAAAGTTACAGGAGGTTGTGAGCTCAAGTCCCGGTGTTTCCAAGCTAACATTGTTGGGTCTGAGGACAATAGACATACTCTAAgtttaataataaacagattaaaagatgggttagagaagcagctttgggaccaaaaggttactggtttgattccctggaccaacaggaatgactgaagtacccttgagcaaggcacctaacccccaactgctcccccggctgccctgggtatgttgtatgtcgctctggataagcgtgTCTGCTTAATGCCATTAATGCAATGCAGTTTAATGGTTGCATTTCTGTGTTATGTTTACAAAGAAATATGTATAATGTTCAAATGCTGAAGTTTTCTGGAAGATGTTGATTTAAGAAAAGATTTAAGTTTCTTGGACTCAATGCTTTGTAAGAGCAGCAATGTTGCACAGTTtggagacaaaaagacaggaggctgagccAGAGCTAGCGGAGTCGAAGATGTTGAGATATTCATTGGGCGTGatgaagttggacaggattagaaacgagtatattagagggacaggacatgtaggacggcttggaaacaaagtgagagaggcgtgATTGAGacggtttggacacgtacagaggagagatacGTATGGGGTATACTGGGAGAAGAacactggagatggagttgccaggtagaatgtgggtggtagaaatgggcaactggacttgcttgaagattcttgaaaacgtttcacctctcatccaaaaggcttcctcagttctggacgagaggtgaaacgttttcaagaatcttcaagcaagtccagttgcccatttctaccacccacagtttactatgacctggatgattgagaatcttcacagacatcttgccaggtagaaggaaaagaggaagaccaaagatgagatttatggatgtggtgaaggagaacatgaggacggttggtgggacagaagaagatacagaggacaaGAGGAGATGGATGGACATCATCCGCTGTGGTGagccctaatgggaacagccagaagaagaagaagaggactcAATGCTTTGAGCAACAACATACACAATTGTACAAATTCACATACAATTGGACATCAGtaaaaggagtctccagtctcaATGCTTTGTGAGTCAGTGTTAAAGCTGTAGCTTTATTTTATAACATCTTCAGGAGTCACATGTCAAGctgtggatttatttatttattttgtctaaTTTACTAAGAAATTGCAGGAATATATGTatagctggggcggcacggtggtgtagtggttagcgctgtcgcctcacagcaagaaggtccgggttcgagccccgtggccggcgagggcctttctgtgcggagtttgcatgttctccccgtgtccgcgtgggtttcctccgggtgctccggtttcccccacagtccaaagacatgcaggttaggttaactggtgactctaaattgagcgtaggtgtgaatgtgagtgtgaatggttgtctgtgtctatgtgtcagccctgtgatgacctggcgacttgtccagggtgaaccccgcctttcgcccgtagtcagctgggataggctccagcttgcctgcgaccctgtagaacaggataaagcggctacagataatgagatgagatgagatatgtataGCTGCTATAACCTGAGAGAACAAGAACAATCTTGTGATATGGATGATCCACTACAttacatgtaactataaacagatcatttgatatgtttttttgcaaataaatTTGTAATTGTTGACAAATTATTGCAGTCTAAGAGAAATAAAACTTTCAGACATTATTTGCTACTTATTTGCTGCATCAGGTAACATTAACAAACCATCAGCATTGTAAGTGAAATGGACAAAGTTAATGCGTCCATTCAAAATTCAAAATATTCCACACAAATTAACATGAATTACAGGACAGgtctaaagtttggacacaccttctaattcagtgttttttctttattgatATTAATTGTaagtcacttcctgtcttaaagtaatgacggatgttgtttctctttacttagttgagtggttcttgatatattgaacagttattccatgaaatcgagtcgtacatgagctgatagacgacgaggcgcatagcaccgagttgtctataatccatgtacgacgagactgagtggaataactgttttattctatccacattcactggattttgagaaacagagcatttttatttttagcaaatccgataaataaaaactttatatgaaacgcctgacaaaataatttccgcttagaatgtaaacaaaccggtgaaatgacaggagcaatttgtgaaaaatgcaataataataattcttgaaaaataaaaaaagatatgttcttaccatcaaatactttcattccatattttgttgctttttaattaatttatttattttatttggggggggggcagttcttcttctttaggtttttttgacAGTTGGCAAacgaacttaaaggtgcattaccgccaccgactgggctagagtgtggaacatgagatacgggggggggggggggggggggggggggggggactatattctttgagCTATTTCTGTTACTTTTaagtacttgataatttttggggttttgttttcgagtagagtttttatttcgtccttggttggttcagcaacacgctccaccattttgtttttctctactcacggtatatgagctgatatcctagtagtaaagtagccaatcagagtgcacaattgctcatatccagtgaaggtggatagaataatatggattgctatagctgtggaatagggctattttattatttgtatttattattatttactgtttgatctcaaacacattaagaaggcaagaaactcgtccactaattacctttttacgaggcacacctattaattgaaaagcattccaggtgacttcctcatgaagctggttaagataatggcaaatagtgtgcaaagcatcatcaagggaaacactggatacgctgaagaatctaaaatatcaaacaagtttttgtttactacataattccagatgTGGTCAACATGTTATTGCATAGCTTTGATGTCTTTGGTATTGTAGAGAATAGTCACAATACAAAAACTCCTATGAATGagttgagtaggggtgtacaaacttttgactggtactacatGTTAACCGTGTTGAACTTGTCTATACATATTGGCACTCACCTCCTCATTTGTCAAATTCTCCTCCACAAACACACTGATTAAAGCATTATCTGATGGTCACTGAGGACTTATTACTCATAAGCAGAATAAATATTGTTTCATGCGCGTGTGGGTTTGTTGGCTTATTAATATATAATAAACATTAATTTGTTAGTTAATATAACATTGTTATTCGCATTACTTGTATTAACACTGAAGTGTATGGTTTGGTAATGTTTAAAATACGAGACCTGATTTTTAGTAGTCATGGTAACATTTGAAAATTATCATATTATGAATAGTAATAATAAAATTTGCCATGGTAACAGTCAATATCAGTCAGTTTCCGTTTGAAATAATGTTTTGGAAAATTAACCACCATCTGTTTTTTTCCACTAATGGAAACAACGTTGCAAAATTATAAAGTCATTATACAATAAAAGCAGATGTTCTTATCTCACACTGCATAAAGTGTAATTAACGTTCATTATATCCTCAAAACCTTGTTGACTGCGTATTCGgctcattcatgaaaaaaaatcCTTGAATGGGAGAAATATGACAGGAAGTAATGCAGGGAATTAACCTAAtgcagtgtatgtgtgtgacacTTTTGGCTCAAGTTGTCCTGTAACACTGTATGTCCTTAACATCCCTATCTGTAATCAGATCCTAAATCAGTACGTAAGAAAATAAAAAGCTGATTTGAGATCAGCAGTTTGGCGACGCTGTAATTCACCTTCCTCCTGCCTGGAACAAGGCCAATAGTAATGAGGCAGAGCACGAGGGCGTGGGCGATAAAACAGGCAAAACAGCAATATCTTTTTGTTCCAGCCATCTTTCGCAAAGTGAGATACAACAGGACTTAAGGATTTAAGACCAAACACAGTTCATAAATAAAAGTGTTTattctcttttttcccctttaGGAGCTATACTACACACAGCACTATTCAGTGTAGCTAGGAGGACTGTGTTAAATActtttacacatcacaatatactgtactgctctctcgctctctctctctctctctctctgtgcatattTTTTCACTTGTTTCACATGACAGCAGAGAACATCAATCATTTCTTCTTGAACTTGCCTTCATTTCTTTTAGATAAGACACAGGAAACAGGTCAAAGATTAAATAGTACAATGTAAACATTTTCTGATAAAtgaattttgtttaaaaaaaaaaaaccaaacaagagACAATACAAAATTTCAAAAAAGTGGCATCAGTTATATCGTTCCGATCTCTGTGTAGATGATTGACCTcagagcttgtttttttttttaaatcattatttTCAAGGTAACCATGATGCACCTGCTACATTTTCTGAGTAATCACAATGGTGTATAACCATCATATAATGATATAACAATAAAATCTCATTTACCCGCTGCCAGCAGCCAAAGTCTCCGAGGCACACACCCACAGCAATCATGCCTGATAGGTATGCAAGTACACGGAACAGGaaagtctgtctttttttttttcttttgagatGGCCAATTGTACTAGACGTGGACAGAGCCAAGTACACAGGTTTAAAATCCAGCTTTTGGAAAGGTTCCTAATTGGAGACAAGGTTTATGCgtggtcactgtgtaatcaggaaGGTAACTGCTAATGCTTTTCTTGGAAGTACACTGAAGAGGAAACGGCTTCAGATAGCAAAAGCCGAGTTTGTCTACAGTGTCTGTGCAGAATTCATTATCGTTCCAAGAGGGATATCAATAATAAGATATCAGTGGGATATCAATAATGAAGAGAATAATTTTTAATTCCCAGTCTGGGAGGTAGGATAGGTCTATTCACAACTCTGACTCAAAGCTTGTTTTGGAGCTATTCAAAGACAACGGCGAGACAGCAAGACCGGGTTTAAAAAACAGCCAGATTTTTTTTGTGCAATACGTAAATACGCAGGACTGAGTTTCAGAAAGAGACAAACTCATTTCGTTCATGGGAAATTCTACACCTGgaactttttaatttatttattcattttaaatgggGTGAAGTTTAGAGGTTAGATTTTGTCTTTTACTCAAAAATAATCACTCTGTAATGAGCAACAGATCAGATTTTAATTGCCCCCCAAAGTTTCAAAAGTCACATTAGAGGTAGTTTTGCAATTTAAAAACAGGAACACGAGGGAGGAGCTCCTGTTTATACAAGCCAGGTTTGTATGTTATCACTGCCAGCCTGCGTTTACAAGGAACCATCAGATCTAATAGTGTTTGCATATTCTATCAAAGAAACTCGCAGCAGCAACTGCAGTTAATCAgcaacattaaagctagacggcctttcgatttcataaaatcggtgaaatttagttccctctgaaatatgtttatttctgtaatatctcacaaaatatcaggccattctgtggctgggaagttatttaatttaaggggattgaagcaaataatatgcatgaaatcgctcgctttgcgcagtcaagcagacagaggaagtccgtgtgcgcatgcgcaggtttaccttcttcttttgggttttacagcagctggcatccacagtgttgcattactgccatctacaggtttccctttgagcgtgcactgacagttccatcattctgtcgctaaacgaacagctgatcacaccgaggtgctcgctgagcgcccatatttattagtttggtcctgcgtttcctttccttcgtatatagcataacgtcttttcttcttctcgctttctttccgttactgtagtcggtctttcacgtttcattcgcacactcacgtcctccatttttctctcctgtttcaaatttgtatcccacaatgccttgcgtgaacggggaaagcccaccacgtgatgtatggcatagtatcttgaattgggtcatggtgaagcaggaaaaaaacagCGGACAATGTGGAtctaaactcattaattgttccatttttaaaaaacgtaataaaattggaagtctgtgattcaaattcagtagctttcggtccactaaacaaaaataattgggtgtcaggaaaattcttttaatgacctacacttgaaaaatctgaaagccagtctacctttaaaagttTGTGTGATGCCtgttttcagacaaaaaaaaaaaaaaaggggtggcTGCTTTTCCTGAATGTGAAGCACTGCGAAATTGCAAATATTGTCCATGCACAATGATTAAGACAAATGCTACATTTAAGCCTTTCCTATGTAACATACACACTGTAGATTTTACAATCAAAATTGACAGAAGGTAAGCCGCAAAGACAGGCCatctgtatgcacacacacacacacacacacacacacacacacacacacgttttcatACAACAGCTAAGAGCAATAGTGATCCAGAAGTCTAAACGGCATACatttccaacttcatgcctatttaTTCCCAAAGGAACAGTCAGGTTTCATATGGAATATCCTTCAATCCGGCCATAAAATAACTCGGCCTCAGTGTACTTCATATTTAATGTTCAACACGAACTGAACAGATGCTCTACTGACTCAACGTCCCTCCACAGTTTCACCTGCGACGCTCTGCGGCTTGCCGCCGACCACAGAAGCAGCAATCTTCAAAGCAATACCTGACTACTAGCAACATAGTCTGTAAgataaagaaagaagaaaaaaaaacactgaataaaATGAGGTACCAGACCAGCTCATACCAACCGACTGCACCATAATCTGCATTTTAAACACTTGGGTTTCACATAAAGAGCCATGAGCTactaacatgtataaaaaaaaataatcattctGGGATGTTATTGTATAACCAATGCCTTCGCAGCAGCACTTTTACCATCGTTGTGCCTCCAACAACATCATCATTATCAGTAACTGCATGTTGTTTGGAACTTAccctactttttcttttttttttccaaaagctaGAGTAAATCTATAACAACGATAACAACTGCTTAGGAACAGTGGAAGAGTCCTCTTGGTTCTCACACAACGAAGTCCTATAAACTTCACCTTAAACAAGATCTGAGTGCGTTTTCTTCTTGCTGTCACATGACCAGTCCGGACTGGAGCGCAACACCTCAGTCCTTTGACTTGCAGCACTGTCCACAAAGTACTTTTCGTGTTTGTCGAGATAGGCAGGACGCTGCGGGAGCAGGAAGTAGTGCGTAGAGCTGGCCTTCCTGCCGTTTTCCATGATGGGTAAAATGCACGGGGAACCCTCGCTGTTCTGCCTCTGCAGACCTCGGCTCACATATTTGGGGTCCGGGGCAAAGCTCTGGGTAGGCGGCATGATCCCGTTGAGGTAAATAGGGAGGCTCTTGGGGCTCAGTGCACAGGGCATGTTGCTGGACAAAGGTTCTCTAGGGGGTACTTTAGGAGGTCGGTCATCATCGCTGCATGTCCCAGAGGTGACCTCTGCTGACCAGCGACGGTAGTCGCCTGTCTTGATGGGCCTGGGGGGAATAGGGACACGAGGAGGGACTTCAGGTTTGTCCAGGTCTTGGGTGTTCTGGTGATGATAGGACAGCCGCAGGATGGCTGGTTTATTGTAGGAGCCTGCAGGACCTGAGTGGGAGCGTCGTAGCTTGGGTTGGGTCCGATCCTGCTGCTGCAGCCGTGTCGCTTTCTGCTGATGCTGATCCGGTTCCCTTTGCTGTGGAAGAAGGCTTTCCTGAGACTCATGTTCGTGCTTTTTCTTTGACTGCTGCTGTTGCTTCCTTTGATGGGGTACTGGCCCTTCAAAATAGGCATAATTGATTTGTCCACTGTCCCTAAAACTCCGTCGGCTTTGCATACCATACCGGAAGTGAGAAGGTTTCGGACTAGAATCGGATACCAAACAACAACTGTCATCTCCAGTAAAGAACTCAACATCATTGTCCACAGTCTGGTCAGGGGAGAAGTCCACAGAGGAAGGAATTGGGGGAAGAGGTTTCGCTGCCCGGCTAGGTGTCTGAGGAGGGGAGATATGGTCAGATACAGAGAGACGTTGCAAGCCAGGGACCACCTGGTCATCTTCAACAGGGCTGGTGGTGTTAGGGACAAACGTGGAGGAGATGCACAGCTGTGTGGGTCGGGGAGGCAACGGTTGGGCTCCAGGACTCTGCAGGGAATAGGAATGGACTCTGTGTTCTgtacaaagaaaaaaagaaaacagcaggtaagaacattaaaaaaaaccctgtctgTCTTTATACTTGAATTGCACAGGTAGAGAAGTTTGGCTTACTGTCTCCGGTTAAGAACGATGGCACCTGCTGCCTGGATTCGACATGACAATTTACAGGGGCATCGACACTGAAGTAGAAGCTGAAAGGTGAAAAATGGAAGGACATTTCACTTTTTCACCCAGTTGTTTGAAACAACCATTGTTGTTTCTCTGAGGTTATCAGAGAAAGTTCAGAGCCAAACAAAACTAATCCATCTTCAAGGTTCTCACCTTACAATAGCAACATGTCAATGGCCAATTGTAACACTCACTTGTCAAGATCATGGTCATATTTCCAGGAGGGCTTGGCTCTGGACATGCTATGGCATTGACTGCTATGCAGGAAGAGGCTTTGCGGGGGTAAATAAATCTCCTGGGCAGTCAAGCCTGCAATGGACATGCTCCAGCTGCAATCGAGTCGCATTCAAGCCAGGAAACACTCACTAAAGTCGTGAGCCACCAAGCTGCTACGCTGTTCCTGAAAACACAGCCATGGAAGAAAGAGCGTGACTCATTTTGGAGATGAATCTTTAAGAGGCCACCTCAGAGAATTAAGCTTTTAACTCAGATCTAAATCAGTACAGTTTGAAAGGATCGGCTAATGGATCCTTTTCATTTCCTGTTATTGGAGATCTTTTGTGAATTGTAGAGGATTCCAACAAATTcttaagaaaaaaataatgtgttttTTCACGTCTAAGGTGAGAACCGTAGCTTGATCTCTTGGTTTGATTTATGACCAATCAACCAATAAGGACACCAGTTCCTACTTTCCTCTTTTCTTTCATAAAGAAGCCATCCTTCcttaacatgaactgaagctctgccATTGCCTTGCACCATGGACCTGTTCGATGTGTTTCGGAAAAATCTTCCAACAGCTCTGCCAGCTGTGGTATGACAAACGCTCGCTTTTACAGGGCTGGGGGGGGGGATTACTCTCATCTCATAGCTGTCATGTGTAGGAGTCTCTAAAAGTCACTTATTTTTTCTGAGAATTTCAGCATAGCTTTATCAACAACGTTTACGCTACATGACGCTGAATAGAACCTAATGCTAATATTTTTCTTTCAGCCAGTGCTGCACGATTTCCAAGATCTGTGGGCTGTTCGTGATAAGTGTTTAGACTGAAAACTTTCCATTAAACATAGCAGGTTACAAATCGagaatatttatttaaaacaccAGGTTTGCCGAACGATTTGTGAGTGTAAGCCCTCAGATGGGTGTCACGACATACAAATTTAAACGAGCACAGCACCAAAGGAAGAAGACCAGGAAATTATTAGCTATTAGCTCAAGACAAGCCATATATGGTATTGTTGAAGTTGAAATATCAACTTTAAGATGTTAAAATAATACAGTCGAACCAGGAACTTCATTTAATACATAATACATCATTAGCTTGGTTACCTTGGTTTTCTTCTGCAAGTCTACATTACATATGATTTATTAACCTTTCCTTACAGCGCTGCTGGATATTCAAATCTGATCTGAATCATGGGTTTAAATGAacaatcgtttctatagtaacagcttgttcACATAATGGGGCTCCACATAATCTAAAGCTGAAAACAAATGGATTACAAATCACGTGGTGGTATTGAACAAAGAACCTTGAAGCTTTCTGTTAGGAAATGTTTACTTagagtttatggaaggagtctccagtgtcagcgctttggaacagttttctgacatgggaaagtCTTTACGCTTTGTGATTTCTTCAAAATAAAACAagctgcggggtttttttttggtcgtATTATTTTAACAACTCTTTACAGCTGCAATAGCACAAGCGAAAACAAGAACTAACTTCTTTCACAGACATGGCACAATATTaaaagtaactataaatggataaaaagcattATGTATCATTCTTTAACAAGTTATTAACAGTAATTGTTGGCAGATCACTGAGGCATAAAGGGAATAAAAACCCTTGAGGTGCTGTTATAGAACACTGCACAACCCCAACGTGGATTATTTTTTGATAAGAGAATATCCCATCATGCTTtgttccttacacacacacacacacacacacacacacacaaaatacagccAGCTTCATGCACTGTCTCACTTCTGAACACAATACTGTCCTGTTTTTGGAACAAGGTCTATGGAGCATGTGCCTATAAATCCGGCCAAAACTATAGTTTAAAATTgcaagcactgcatcactaactacTAAAAAAAATTACGAAATCTaacctaaaaaaacaaaacagatgtATGAAAATTCCCCTCTGCATCCTTCATGCCTGTAACTGTGTACACAATCGCTGCTCGTAGTGCAACCTGATCCGTGATAATGAACCCCATGGGGCAAAAGCTTCCTCTCGCAACAGGTGCAAGGCGTACCAGGCTGCCCGTCATCACTATGGACATTTCTCTGCTGTATTTATGGGCAACGGAAACGAACGCTGCTGTGAATCTGTGGTATGATGAGACCGTGAGGTTATACAGGAAATGCAAAGAACCAGGCGAAAGGTTTTGGTTTCAAcctgcaaataaaaataaataaataaatagaatctATCAACTGTTTCTGATGATAAGTAAAAATTTCCAGCTACTTTTCCTTGTAAACTTGTAAGAACAGGACGTTAAAATGAAATCAGACAGCATTTAAACTAAAATGAAAACTAACAGGTTGTACCTTTGTCATTTTccttcatctgcactttcagaaaCAAGCCTGAAATACAATTTACATTTTTTTGGCGTCACGTTCGTTTTGATGTTCTATCGCTGAGATATGAACTTCACAAGACTGCTCTTAATTAT belongs to Neoarius graeffei isolate fNeoGra1 chromosome 26, fNeoGra1.pri, whole genome shotgun sequence and includes:
- the errfi1a gene encoding ERBB receptor feedback inhibitor 1a; translated protein: MRLDCSWSMSIAGLTAQEIYLPPQSLFLHSSQCHSMSRAKPSWKYDHDLDNFYFSVDAPVNCHVESRQQVPSFLTGDKHRVHSYSLQSPGAQPLPPRPTQLCISSTFVPNTTSPVEDDQVVPGLQRLSVSDHISPPQTPSRAAKPLPPIPSSVDFSPDQTVDNDVEFFTGDDSCCLVSDSSPKPSHFRYGMQSRRSFRDSGQINYAYFEGPVPHQRKQQQQSKKKHEHESQESLLPQQREPDQHQQKATRLQQQDRTQPKLRRSHSGPAGSYNKPAILRLSYHHQNTQDLDKPEVPPRVPIPPRPIKTGDYRRWSAEVTSGTCSDDDRPPKVPPREPLSSNMPCALSPKSLPIYLNGIMPPTQSFAPDPKYVSRGLQRQNSEGSPCILPIMENGRKASSTHYFLLPQRPAYLDKHEKYFVDSAASQRTEVLRSSPDWSCDSKKKTHSDLV